From Tubulanus polymorphus chromosome 9, tnTubPoly1.2, whole genome shotgun sequence, a single genomic window includes:
- the LOC141911246 gene encoding peroxisomal ATPase PEX1-like produces the protein MDIVGYRCLNKMAQSRVVTVNYNSNRHCFVSLPENFVRDVLKKKGTGFETADNINNVLVVSLTTTTSESVAFMSSAGGEFNRRSDTIAINGWYAGKLNLSNGDRVVLNPVLDAVERCQRAFMEPVSIDDWEILELHAQFAEEHILDQVRVIWQGQIIPIWVSDYTCVYVKIGEMSPSAKCTILMPNTQILIAPKDRWPPGGETDNYVSPKPDLIPDNEAYPSQTDSSDPYGRLTTTNSSDESEDSDDDRRPSLFRRGLNYVRDFYFGTAETKNSRDEFGELSNRPIRLRRRVQHVGDLSRAVFEHAQNRRVLRNLATGRRTPRLLRNSAASNRYVDYPSLQPTTVFIDDATVVDGDDDFSPDSFVARLTKIPSPNEIEKREADKKVRKSVSKSENIDVSLSGGDRFDCCIIRVKRVRPGSMTDDILRSAGNFDPSLKNRVLVSPTLRRRLRLEVASRVEIESVHYLPTPVIESVVLHLVKPLSLEFNIEMVKIAFTYWILSCCSEKCPLVVANGTFISLPLGPDSEVDVIIEPEFKKDDPSSDDVNTAPTSNQSYGLLHPKLLKNLAINVSVESLGYSLADSVDELDNKVEGLDLVSLGGVDGYVKRIVQFLESGLLIKPIANELLSRTPGVASGCLLVCGARGVGKSTLTRAVCKSLNESPSAVNVKVIECKQLKGKRIDTIAKIFHKTFIESSWRQPSVILFDDIDHLVAAPVGPEQEIGPQAVYNARIAEVIKDLFVECSTSKRQIVVIATCVTSSAIHETLASCQGWHFFPEIIEMTVPNKRERLNILSTLIKRHPSVNPELIDSLNTEDICDKTEGFVARDIKRLLDRALHTHLRQPGGADCDCCKPDAHVISTEEFNVAVEGFKPLSLRNVPLHTAGELGWADIGGLENVRKSLVETLLWPSKYPLLFSNCVLRVRSGILLYGPPGTGKTLLAGIIAKECQLNFISIKGPELLSKYIGASEQAVRDLFTRAQSAKPCILFFDEFDSLAPRRGHDSTGVTDRVVNQILTQLDGVEGLDGVYVLAATSRPDLIDPALLRPGRLDKSLYCSMPSQEERVEILKALTRRMKLSNDVDVDEIARRCQHFSGADLKALLYNAQLDAIHRSMDDHQLRESDNREIDDRTHEATDDDEDDVLYVANAVEGIVEISRDEKDTILNQVKRTMFRDKKTDFSHGDAMKESVSSGAAVSMANIENALSDTRPSVTPSERMRYQMIYDKFVGSRGGTFTSETTTQRATLS, from the exons ATGGATATCGTCGGCTATAgatgtttgaataaaatggCGCAATCACGAGTTGTCACTGTGAATTACAACAGTAATCGTCACTGTTTTGTGTCACTACCTGAAAATTTCGTTCGAGacgttttgaagaaaaaaggaaCCGGGTTCGAGACAGCTGATAATATCAACAAT GTATTGGTTGTGAGTttaacgacgacgacgtcagAATCGGTTGCGTTTATGAGTTCGGCCGGAGGAGAGTTTAATCGTCGCTCGGATACGATCGCAATAAACGGCTGGTACGCCGGTAAATTGAACCTGTCTAACGGAGATCGGGTCGTTTTAAATCCGGTTTTAGACGCCGTTGAACGATGTCAACGAGCGTTCATGGAACCGGTTTCTATCGACGACTGGGAAATACTG GAATTACACGCCCAATTTGCTGAGGAACATATTTTGGATCAAGTACGAGTGATTTGGCAAGGACAAATAATTCCGATTTGGGTCTCAGATTATACTTGTGTCTACGTTAAGATAG GAGAAATGTCTCCTTCTGCAAAATGTACGATTCTCATGCCGAACACTCAGATTCTGATCGCTCCGAAAGACCGGTGGCCACCTGGCGGTGAAACCGACAACTACGTTTCACCGAAACCCGATCTGATTCCGGACAACGAGGCGTATCCGAGCCAGACGGACAGTAGCGACCCCTATGGTCGATTAACGACCACGAATTCATCCGACGAAAGCGAAGATAGCGATGACGAtcggcggccatctttgttTCGAAGAGGTTTGAATTACGTGCGAGATTTTTACTTCGGAACCGCGGAAACTAAAAACTCGCGGGACGAATTCGGCGAGTTATCGAATCGACCGATCCGTCTGAGACGACGAGTTCAACACGTCGGCGACTTGTCACGCGCCGTTTTCGAGCACGCTCAAAACCGTCGCGTTCTCCGTAACCTAGCGACTGGCAGACGGACGCCCCGATTGTTGCGAAACAGCGCCGCCTCGAATCGCTACGTCGATTATCCGTCGCTTCAACCGACGACCGTGTTTATAGACGACGCCACTGTCGTCGACGGCGACGATGATTTTTCGCCCGATTCGTTCGTCGCACGTTTGACGAAAATTCCGTCGCCGAATGAAATCGAAAAACGCGAAGCCGATAAAAAAGTCAGAAAATCGGTGTCGAAATCggaaaatatcgatgtttCGTTGTCGGGTGGCGATCGGTTCGATTGTTGCATCATTAGGGTGAAGCGCGTTCGTCCGGGTTCGATGACCGATGATATTCTTCGCAGCGCCGGAAATTTTGATCCGTCGCTGAAAAACCGCGTTTTAGTGTCGCCGACGTTACGTCGTCGACTACGTTTAGAAGTCGCGAGTCGAGTCGAAATAGAGTCCGTCCATTATTTACCAACGCCCGTTATTGAATCCGTTGTCCTACATTTAGTGAAGCCTTTG AGTTTGGAATTCAACATTGAAATGGTTAAGATCGCCTTCACGTATTGGATATTATCCTGTTGCAGCGAAaagtgccccctagtggtCGCGAATGGAACCTTCATCTCGTTGCCTTTAGGTCCAG ATTCTGAAGTTGATGTCATCATCGAACCCGAATTCAAAAAGGACGACCCCAGTTCCGATGATGTCAACACGGCGCCAACATCTAACCAATCATACGGCTTGTTACATCCAAAGTTGCTGAAAAATTTGGCGATAAATGTATCGGTCGAATCGCTAGGATACAGTTTGGCAGACAGTGTAGATGAACTCGATAACAAGGTGGAAGGATTAGATTTGGTTTCACTCGG AGGTGTGGATGGTTACGTTAAACGCATTGTCCAGTTTTTGGAGTCCGGATTACTCATAAAACCCATAGCAAACGAGTTGTTATCGCGtacaccaggtgtcgctagtggtTGTCTACTAGTTTGCGGTGCTCGCGGTGTCGGCAAGTCGACCTTGACTCGAGCGGTTTGTAAGTCGCTGAATGAAAGCCCGTCTGCTGTCAATGTCAAGGTTATTGAATGTAAACAACTGAAAG GTAAACGCATCGACACAATCGCCAAAATCTTCCATAAGACGTTTATCGAATCGTCGTGGCGACAACCGTCCGTTATATTGTTCGACGATATCGATCACCTGGTGGCAGCACCGGTCGGTCCGGAACAGGAAATCGGACCGCAAGCCGTTTACAACGCTCGAATTGCCGAAGTTATCAAAGATTTATTCGTCGAATGTTCCACGAGTAAGCGTCAAATTGTCGTCATAGCGACATGTGTGACGTCGTCTGCTATACACGAGACGTTGGCATCATGCCAAGGCTGGCATTTCTTCCCAGAAATCATCGAGATGACTGTTCCAAATAAG CGCGAGAGGTTGAATATATTGTCGACGTTGATAAAACGACATCCGTCTGTTAATCCCGAACTTATCGATAGTTTGAATACGGAGGATATTTGCGATAAAACGGAAGGATTCGTAGCGCGCGATATCAAACGACTGTTAGACCGCGCTTTACATACGCATTTACGACAACCAGGTGGCGCCGATTGCGATTGTTGTAAACCCGACGCGCACGTCATTTCGACCGAAGAGTTCAACGTTGCTGTCGAGGGGTTCAAACCGCTTTCGCTGCGGAATGTACCATTGCATACAGCGGGGGAGTTAGGTTGGGCAGATATCGGAGGTTTAGAAAATGTCAGGAAATCGTTAGTCGAAACGTTACTGTGGCCATCGAAg tatccgCTGTTGTTTAGTAACTGTGTATTGAGAGTGCGTTCAGGAATATTACTGTATGGTCCGCCCGGAACCGGCAAAACTCTACTAGCCGGGATCATCGCTAAAGAATGCCAGCTTAATTTCATCAGTATTAAG GGTCCTGAATTATTGAGCAAGTACATCGGAGCGAGTGAACAGGCTGTTAGAGATTTATTTACCAGAGCTCAAAGCGCTAAACCTTGTATTCTATTTTTCGATGAGTTTGACTCTTTGGCTCCAAG GCGTGGTCACGACAGCACCGGAGTTACAGATCGTGTCGTCAATCAGATACTAACTCAACTCGACGGTGTCGAAGGTTTAGACGGTGTTTACGTATTGGCCGCGACGAGTCGTCCTGATTTAATCGACCCGGCTTTACTCCGTCCTGGGCGACTCGATAAATCTCTTTATTGTTCGATGCCTTCTCAG GAAGAGAGAGTGGAAATATTAAAAGCTTTAACACGACGTATGAAATTGTCAAACGACGTCGATGTCGACGAAATCGCTCGTCGCTGTCAACACTTCAGCGGCGCCGATCTAAAAGCTCTACTTTACAACGCGCAACTAGACGCTATTCATCGATCGATGGATGATCATCAATTACGAGAATCCGACAATCGAGAAATCGATGATCGAACTCATGAAGCCACCGATGACGACGAAGACGATGTTTTGTACGTGGCGAATGCAGTCGAGGGAATCGTCGAAATTTCGCGAGATGAAAAAGATACAATTCTGAATCAG GTTAAACGCACTATGTTTCGTGACAAGAAAACTGATTTTAGCCACGGCGACGCTATGAAAGAATCTGTCTCGTCGGGCGCTGCGGTATCTATGGCTAACATCGAGAACGCGTTGTCGGACACACGACCGTCAGTGACACCTAGCGAGAGAATGCGTTACCAAATGAT tTACGATAAGTTTGTCGGTTCTCGAGGTGGAACGTTTACATCCGAGACAACAACTCAAAGAGCGACACTCTCATAA